The following are encoded in a window of Massilia sp. R2A-15 genomic DNA:
- a CDS encoding HDOD domain-containing protein, with amino-acid sequence MAVDQTPQGYSNETRRVRAALMNKVCGDEDMFALGTSVARVVQMASSDDQGTHDLAYYVLSDVALTQRILRLSNTATYRTSSGTSVTTISRAISLLGFDNVKTTALAMLLVDALSNSAHAQSVRVELENALCASLVGREVARSSAYQGAEEASIAALFKNLGPLLVATHEHARYREIAALTATGKHTIGQASQMILGCSYDTLSEAVMAEWKIPDSIVRSLAAPPPGIQKPAASRAEWMRQVAAFSMEVSQLLARTANPAATPDARQLLKRYGAALGIDADQMEDLFTTVQDNMTGLLQSMSMQPRPRVEEPAAEGLPNVLLLATMDAGESADEMFYPSGKPYNARELLLSGVQDVTQMRASGNAQLNDVVQAVLETLYRSMGFRFATVCLKDPRSGQFRARLAFGEDHQRRQLGFSFPMASSRDLFHLSMENDADLMIADAGSAKIRALLPAWHRALLPDARSFIVLPLVVGKVQLGLFYADRTEPAPEGVPPDETQLIKALKAQVLLALTP; translated from the coding sequence ATGGCAGTCGATCAAACCCCGCAAGGCTACAGCAACGAGACGCGCCGCGTGCGCGCCGCGCTGATGAACAAGGTATGCGGCGACGAGGACATGTTCGCGCTCGGCACCTCGGTGGCGCGCGTGGTGCAGATGGCGTCGTCGGACGACCAGGGCACGCACGACCTGGCGTACTACGTGCTGTCGGACGTCGCGCTGACCCAGCGCATACTGCGCCTGTCCAACACGGCCACCTACCGCACCTCGTCGGGCACCTCGGTCACCACCATTTCGCGCGCGATCTCGCTGCTCGGCTTCGACAACGTCAAGACCACCGCGCTGGCGATGCTGCTGGTCGATGCGCTGTCGAACAGCGCCCACGCGCAAAGCGTGCGGGTGGAACTGGAAAACGCCCTGTGCGCCAGCCTGGTCGGCCGCGAGGTCGCGCGCAGCAGCGCCTACCAGGGCGCCGAGGAAGCCTCGATCGCCGCGCTGTTCAAAAATCTCGGCCCGCTGCTGGTGGCCACCCACGAACATGCGCGCTACCGCGAAATCGCCGCGCTGACCGCCACCGGCAAGCACACGATCGGCCAGGCCTCGCAGATGATCCTCGGCTGCAGCTACGACACCCTGTCCGAAGCGGTCATGGCCGAATGGAAGATTCCTGATTCGATCGTGCGCTCGCTGGCCGCGCCGCCGCCCGGGATCCAGAAGCCGGCGGCCAGCCGCGCCGAGTGGATGCGCCAGGTGGCCGCGTTCAGCATGGAGGTATCGCAGCTGCTGGCGCGCACCGCCAACCCGGCCGCCACGCCCGATGCGCGCCAGCTGCTCAAGCGCTACGGCGCCGCGCTCGGCATCGACGCCGACCAGATGGAAGACCTGTTTACCACCGTGCAGGACAACATGACGGGCCTGTTGCAGAGCATGAGCATGCAGCCGCGCCCGCGCGTCGAGGAGCCGGCGGCGGAGGGCCTGCCCAACGTGCTGCTGCTGGCGACGATGGACGCAGGCGAGAGCGCCGACGAGATGTTCTACCCCAGCGGCAAGCCGTACAACGCGCGCGAGCTGCTGCTCTCCGGCGTGCAGGACGTCACCCAGATGCGCGCCTCCGGCAACGCCCAGCTCAACGACGTGGTGCAGGCGGTGCTCGAGACGCTGTACCGCAGCATGGGATTCCGGTTTGCGACCGTGTGCCTGAAGGACCCGCGCAGCGGCCAGTTCCGCGCGCGCCTCGCGTTCGGTGAAGACCATCAGCGGCGCCAGCTCGGGTTCAGCTTTCCGATGGCGTCGTCGCGCGACCTGTTTCACCTGTCGATGGAAAACGACGCCGACCTGATGATCGCCGATGCGGGCAGCGCCAAGATCCGCGCCCTGCTGCCGGCCTGGCACCGCGCGCTGCTGCCGGACGCGCGCAGCTTCATCGTGCTGCCGCTGGTGGTGGGCAAGGTGCAGCTCGGCCTGTTCTACGCCGACCGCACCGAGCCGGCGCCGGAAGGGGTGCCGCCCGACGAGACCCAGCTGATCAAGGCGCTGAAAGCCCAGGTCTTGCTGGCGCTGACGCCTTGA